From one Micromonospora siamensis genomic stretch:
- a CDS encoding S8 family serine peptidase, whose amino-acid sequence MTLPHRSVLVGIAAFSLIATATPAMAAEPAGTIRAAGGATAVADSYLVVLRDDTVAPTRVADTARQLTGRHGGTVARTWTAALRGFEARVDARAAARIAAEPTVAYVEQNHTVSISGTQTNPPSWGLDRVDQRSLPLDSSYTYPNTASNVHAYIIDTGIRTTHSDFGGRATWGTNKVDTNNTDCNGHGTHVAGTVGGTSYGLAKGVQLVAVKVLNCQGSGTNAGVISGVDWVTQNAVKPAVANMSLGGGANSTLDTAVRNSISSGVTYGLAAGNDSGANACNTSPARTAEAITVGSTTSTDARSSFSNIGTCLDIFAPGSSITSAWNSSDTATNTISGTSMATPHVVGAAALVASANPSWTPQQVRDYLVNNATTGVVTNAGTGSPNRLLYVVNGSTPPPTNDFSVSVSPTSGTTAPGGSVTATVGTATTSGSAQSVSLTASGLPGGASASFNPATVTSGGSSTLTVTTASSTPAGTYAVTVSGTAASGTRTATYSLTVSGSGGGCTGAGQKLVNPGFESGNTGWTTTSGVIGQYGSQGQPTHSGTWNAWLDGYGTSHTDTLAQSVAVPAGCTTYSLSFWLHIDTTETTTSTAYDTLRVQVLNGSGTVLATLATYSNLNKNTGYAQRTFNLGAYAGQTVQIKFTGVEDSSLQTSFVIDDTALNVS is encoded by the coding sequence ATGACTCTCCCGCACAGGTCCGTACTCGTCGGAATCGCCGCCTTCTCGCTGATCGCCACGGCCACGCCCGCGATGGCCGCCGAACCCGCCGGCACGATCCGGGCCGCCGGCGGCGCCACCGCCGTCGCCGACAGCTACCTGGTCGTCCTGCGGGACGACACGGTCGCCCCGACCAGGGTCGCCGACACCGCCCGCCAGCTGACCGGGCGGCACGGCGGCACCGTGGCCCGCACCTGGACCGCGGCGCTGCGTGGCTTCGAGGCCCGGGTGGACGCCCGCGCCGCCGCGCGGATCGCCGCCGAACCCACCGTCGCGTACGTCGAGCAGAACCACACCGTCTCGATCAGCGGCACCCAGACCAACCCGCCGTCCTGGGGACTGGACCGGGTCGACCAGCGCAGCCTGCCGCTGGACAGCTCCTACACCTACCCGAACACCGCCTCGAACGTGCACGCCTACATCATCGACACCGGCATCCGCACCACCCACAGCGACTTCGGCGGCCGGGCCACCTGGGGCACCAACAAGGTCGACACCAACAACACCGACTGCAACGGCCACGGCACCCATGTCGCCGGCACCGTCGGCGGCACCTCCTACGGCCTCGCCAAGGGCGTGCAACTGGTGGCGGTCAAGGTGCTGAACTGCCAGGGCAGCGGCACCAACGCCGGCGTCATCTCCGGCGTCGACTGGGTGACCCAGAACGCGGTCAAGCCGGCCGTGGCGAACATGAGCCTCGGCGGCGGTGCCAACAGCACCCTCGACACCGCCGTCCGCAACTCGATCAGCTCCGGCGTCACCTACGGCCTGGCGGCCGGCAACGACTCGGGTGCGAACGCCTGCAACACCTCACCGGCCCGTACCGCCGAGGCCATCACGGTCGGCTCGACCACCAGCACCGACGCCCGGTCGTCGTTCTCCAACATCGGCACCTGCCTGGACATCTTCGCGCCCGGCTCGTCGATCACCTCGGCCTGGAACAGCAGCGACACCGCCACCAACACGATCAGCGGCACCTCGATGGCCACCCCGCACGTGGTCGGGGCGGCGGCCCTGGTGGCCAGCGCCAACCCGTCCTGGACCCCGCAGCAGGTGCGGGACTACCTGGTCAACAACGCCACCACCGGTGTGGTCACCAACGCCGGCACCGGCTCGCCGAACCGGCTGCTCTACGTGGTCAACGGCAGCACCCCGCCGCCCACCAACGACTTCTCCGTCTCGGTCTCGCCGACGTCCGGCACCACCGCACCCGGCGGCTCGGTCACCGCCACCGTCGGCACCGCCACCACCAGCGGCTCGGCCCAGTCGGTCAGCCTCACCGCGAGCGGCCTGCCGGGCGGCGCCAGCGCCTCGTTCAACCCGGCGACGGTCACCTCCGGCGGCTCGTCGACGCTCACCGTCACCACCGCCAGCAGCACCCCGGCCGGCACGTACGCGGTGACGGTCAGCGGCACGGCGGCCTCGGGCACCAGGACGGCGACCTACTCGCTGACCGTCAGCGGCTCCGGCGGTGGCTGCACCGGTGCCGGCCAGAAGCTGGTCAACCCCGGCTTCGAGTCCGGCAACACCGGCTGGACCACCACCTCGGGGGTCATCGGCCAGTACGGCAGCCAGGGCCAGCCCACCCACTCCGGCACCTGGAACGCCTGGCTGGACGGCTACGGCACCTCGCACACCGACACGCTGGCCCAGTCGGTGGCCGTGCCGGCCGGCTGCACCACCTACAGCCTGAGCTTCTGGCTGCACATCGACACCACCGAGACGACCACCAGCACCGCGTACGACACGCTGCGGGTGCAGGTGCTCAACGGCAGCGGCACGGTGCTGGCCACCCTGGCCACGTACTCGAACCTGAACAAGAACACCGGCTACGCGCAGCGCACCTTCAACCTGGGCGCGTACGCCGGCCAGACCGTGCAGATCAAGTTCACCGGCGTGGAGGACTCGTCCCTGCAGACCTCGTTCGTCATCGACGACACGGCGTTGAACGTCTCCTGA
- a CDS encoding WecB/TagA/CpsF family glycosyltransferase, whose amino-acid sequence MTAASKRNVLGVLVDATDYATATEQVVAAARERRPLALTALAVHGVMTGVLDPAHNARLNSFDVVTPDGQPVRWAMNLLHHAGLADRVYGPTLTLHVLRRFAEEGLPVYLYGSTEETLARLVPALERMFPALKIAGVEPSKFRDVQPGEDVDIAERIRASGARLVLVGLGCPRQEVFAYAMRPLLDMPLMAVGAAFDYHAGLLRNPPPWMQRAGLEWLWRLGLEPKRLWRRYVILNPAYLSRLAAQKTGAWKATPPEPAHERPGTFAV is encoded by the coding sequence ATGACCGCCGCCAGCAAGCGCAACGTCCTCGGCGTACTCGTCGACGCGACCGACTACGCGACCGCGACCGAGCAGGTGGTGGCCGCCGCCCGGGAGCGCCGCCCGCTGGCGCTCACCGCGCTGGCCGTGCACGGCGTGATGACCGGCGTCCTGGACCCGGCGCACAACGCCCGGCTCAACTCCTTCGACGTGGTCACGCCGGACGGCCAGCCGGTCCGCTGGGCGATGAACCTCCTGCACCACGCCGGCCTGGCCGACCGGGTCTACGGGCCGACCCTGACCCTGCACGTGCTGCGCCGCTTCGCCGAGGAGGGGCTGCCGGTCTACCTCTACGGCTCCACCGAGGAGACCCTCGCCCGGCTGGTCCCGGCGCTGGAGCGGATGTTCCCGGCCCTCAAGATCGCCGGTGTGGAGCCGTCCAAGTTCCGTGACGTGCAGCCCGGCGAGGACGTCGACATCGCCGAGCGGATCAGGGCCAGCGGCGCCCGGCTCGTCCTGGTCGGCCTGGGCTGCCCCCGCCAGGAGGTCTTCGCGTACGCCATGCGGCCGCTGCTGGACATGCCGCTGATGGCCGTCGGGGCCGCCTTCGACTACCACGCGGGGCTGCTGCGCAACCCGCCGCCGTGGATGCAGCGGGCCGGCCTGGAGTGGCTCTGGCGGCTCGGCCTGGAGCCGAAGCGGCTGTGGCGCCGCTACGTCATCCTCAACCCCGCCTACCTGAGCCGCCTGGCCGCGCAGAAGACCGGCGCGTGGAAGGCGACCCCGCCCGAGCCGGCGCACGAGCGGCCCGGCACCTTCGCGGTCTGA
- a CDS encoding NAD-dependent epimerase/dehydratase family protein: MTVALVTGSGGLIGSEAARHFAGLGLDVVGIDNDMRRYFFGADGSTAWSLDRLAADLGSAYTHFSVDIRDRDGLEQVFKKYGSDIAVVIHSAAQPSHDWAAKEPFTDFDVNAGGTLNVLELTRRHAVEAPFIHCSTNKVYGDRPNSLPLVELETRYELPADHPFFGGITEEMSIDASLHSVFGASKVAADVMVQEYGRYFDMRTACFRGGTLTGPAHSAAELHGFLAYLMRCVMEGRTYNLFGYKGKMVRDAIHSRDVLTAFEAFFRAPRSAEVYNLGGGRHSNTSHIEAFAVAEEITGREAKVNYVEQARTGDHQWYVSSMARFEEHYPDWKITYDVPMILREIYEANVDKWVPGA, from the coding sequence GTGACTGTCGCGTTGGTGACCGGATCGGGCGGTCTGATCGGTTCCGAGGCGGCCCGGCACTTCGCCGGGCTGGGCCTCGACGTGGTCGGCATCGACAACGACATGCGCCGGTACTTCTTCGGCGCGGACGGTTCGACCGCGTGGAGCCTGGACCGGCTCGCCGCCGACCTGGGCAGTGCGTACACCCACTTCTCGGTCGACATCCGCGACCGGGACGGCCTGGAGCAGGTCTTCAAGAAGTACGGCTCGGACATCGCCGTGGTGATCCACAGCGCGGCCCAGCCCAGCCACGACTGGGCGGCCAAGGAGCCGTTCACCGACTTCGACGTGAACGCCGGCGGCACGCTCAACGTGCTGGAACTGACCCGGCGGCACGCCGTCGAGGCACCGTTCATCCACTGCTCCACCAACAAGGTCTACGGCGACCGGCCGAACAGCCTCCCGCTGGTGGAGCTGGAGACCCGGTACGAGCTGCCGGCGGACCACCCGTTCTTCGGTGGCATCACCGAGGAGATGTCGATCGACGCCTCGCTGCACTCGGTCTTCGGCGCCTCGAAGGTCGCCGCCGACGTGATGGTGCAGGAGTACGGCCGCTACTTCGACATGCGGACCGCCTGCTTCCGGGGCGGCACGCTGACCGGCCCGGCGCACTCGGCCGCCGAGCTGCACGGCTTCCTGGCGTACCTGATGCGGTGCGTGATGGAGGGCCGGACGTACAACCTCTTCGGCTACAAGGGCAAGATGGTCCGCGACGCCATCCACTCCCGCGACGTGCTGACCGCGTTCGAGGCGTTCTTCCGGGCGCCCCGCTCGGCCGAGGTCTACAACCTCGGCGGCGGCCGGCACTCCAACACCTCGCACATCGAGGCGTTCGCTGTCGCCGAGGAGATCACCGGCCGCGAGGCGAAGGTCAACTACGTCGAGCAGGCCCGCACCGGCGACCACCAGTGGTACGTCAGCAGCATGGCCCGGTTCGAGGAGCACTACCCGGACTGGAAGATCACCTACGACGTGCCGATGATCCTGCGGGAGATCTACGAGGCCAACGTGGACAAGTGGGTGCCCGGCGCATGA
- a CDS encoding FhaA domain-containing protein has protein sequence MSSGPEEEPVSVLQRFEKRLEGLVEGAFAKVFKGVVHPVEILNAMQREAEAHKAILAGGRTLVPNRYVIDLSPYDHSRLAPYAAALAQELAQSQAEFIGEQAWTVYGDVIVEIERGEGLDTGMFRVTAEVYTGGEVAPVSAPGGYDAGPPAYPAYDQGGGYGPPPGHGGARNVRLVSGDGRTYPLQMGSTVIGRGDQANLRLPDVGISRRHARLDFDGGQVVLTDLGSTNGTMVNGQRVSAVALNPGDMIQLGTTTLTFRVDG, from the coding sequence ATGTCCTCGGGACCCGAGGAGGAGCCGGTGAGCGTGCTGCAACGCTTCGAGAAGCGTCTGGAAGGCCTGGTTGAGGGGGCCTTCGCCAAGGTCTTCAAAGGGGTGGTCCACCCCGTGGAGATCCTCAACGCCATGCAGCGGGAGGCCGAGGCGCACAAGGCCATCCTGGCCGGTGGGCGCACGTTGGTGCCCAACCGCTACGTGATCGATCTCTCGCCGTACGACCACAGTCGGCTGGCGCCGTACGCCGCCGCGCTGGCCCAGGAGCTGGCCCAGTCGCAGGCGGAGTTCATCGGCGAGCAGGCCTGGACGGTCTACGGCGACGTGATCGTCGAGATCGAGCGCGGCGAAGGGCTGGACACCGGGATGTTCCGGGTCACCGCCGAGGTCTACACCGGCGGCGAGGTCGCTCCGGTCTCCGCGCCGGGCGGGTACGACGCGGGCCCGCCGGCATACCCGGCCTACGACCAGGGTGGCGGCTACGGCCCCCCGCCCGGCCACGGTGGCGCGCGCAACGTCCGGCTGGTCTCCGGTGACGGCCGCACCTACCCGCTGCAGATGGGCTCGACCGTCATCGGCCGGGGCGACCAGGCCAACCTGCGCCTGCCCGACGTCGGCATCTCGCGCCGACACGCCCGGCTGGACTTCGACGGCGGCCAGGTCGTGCTGACCGATCTGGGTTCCACCAACGGCACGATGGTCAACGGCCAGCGCGTGTCGGCCGTCGCCCTCAACCCCGGCGACATGATCCAGCTCGGCACGACGACGCTGACCTTCCGCGTGGACGGCTGA
- a CDS encoding FHA domain-containing protein FhaB/FipA, which produces MPELVITVARFGFLILLWIFVFTVVGVIRRDLFAGARSSRLVAAPRAVGASTGQPAAKQAKVKRGRAAHQLVVTAGQLAGTRITLGEAQITIGRAEDSTLVITDDYASARHARLVPREGQWFVEDLGSTNGTYLDRAKVTGPTPVPLGVPIRIGRTSLELRP; this is translated from the coding sequence TTGCCGGAACTCGTCATCACCGTCGCCCGGTTCGGGTTCCTCATCCTGCTGTGGATCTTCGTGTTCACGGTGGTCGGCGTCATCCGTCGGGACCTCTTCGCCGGTGCCCGGTCGAGTCGGCTGGTGGCGGCGCCCCGAGCCGTCGGCGCGTCGACCGGCCAGCCGGCCGCCAAGCAGGCCAAGGTGAAGCGGGGTCGCGCCGCCCACCAGCTGGTGGTCACCGCGGGCCAGCTCGCCGGCACCCGGATCACGCTGGGCGAAGCGCAGATCACGATCGGTCGGGCCGAGGACTCCACCCTGGTCATCACCGACGACTACGCCTCCGCCCGGCACGCCCGGCTGGTGCCCCGTGAGGGGCAGTGGTTCGTCGAGGATCTCGGCTCGACTAACGGCACCTACCTGGATCGCGCTAAGGTCACCGGACCAACCCCCGTCCCCCTCGGCGTGCCGATCCGGATCGGCCGCACTTCTCTCGAATTACGGCCATGA
- a CDS encoding PP2C family protein-serine/threonine phosphatase, translated as MTLTLRYAAHSDRGLIRDGNQDSVYAGPRLLAVADGMGGMAAGDVASNIVIGAMAPLDEDVPGDALVDALRSAVGTANQQLRDTVDANPQLEGMGTTLTATLFSGSKLGMVHIGDSRAYLLRNGEFAQITKDDTYVQMLVDEGRISAEEASSHPQRSLLTRALDGRDIDPEYSVRQVLPGDRYLICSDGLSGVVSADTIGETLREYPDPQQCVERLVQLALRGGGPDNITVIIADATDQDIVEASPIVGGAAARDRGMATSADVSTPAARASALSAPRPPAPEEPNAGRDDEPDRPRHRPVRTAAMLLALLVILGGGLFAGWSYTQRQYYVGATEDGQLAVFRGVPGQIAGLDLSRVHSTSGAQLDDLTLAAQEQVKQGIQAKSEPDAQRRLADLTNDDPANPNLKPVCPPSPTAAATTPAATVTPVAPAPTVSGRPVGTPTPPARPAGTPTPVATTTPDALPSDTAPPAGDPAGCRSPE; from the coding sequence ATGACTCTGACCCTGCGCTATGCGGCCCACAGTGACCGCGGTCTGATCCGAGACGGTAACCAGGACTCCGTCTACGCCGGACCGCGGCTTCTCGCCGTCGCCGACGGCATGGGCGGCATGGCCGCCGGTGACGTCGCCAGCAACATCGTCATCGGTGCCATGGCGCCGCTCGACGAGGACGTCCCGGGTGACGCCCTCGTCGACGCGTTGCGCTCGGCCGTCGGCACCGCCAACCAACAACTCCGCGACACCGTGGACGCCAACCCGCAGCTGGAGGGGATGGGCACCACGCTCACCGCGACCCTCTTCTCCGGCAGCAAGCTGGGCATGGTCCACATCGGTGACTCGCGGGCCTACCTGCTGCGCAACGGTGAGTTCGCGCAGATCACCAAGGACGACACCTACGTCCAGATGCTGGTCGACGAGGGCCGGATCAGCGCCGAGGAGGCGAGCAGCCACCCACAGCGGTCGCTGCTCACCCGCGCGCTCGACGGCCGGGACATCGACCCGGAATACAGCGTCCGCCAGGTGCTGCCGGGCGACCGCTACCTGATCTGCAGCGACGGGCTCTCCGGGGTGGTCAGCGCCGACACCATCGGCGAGACCCTGCGGGAATACCCCGACCCGCAGCAGTGCGTCGAGCGGCTGGTGCAGCTGGCCCTGCGCGGCGGCGGCCCGGACAACATCACCGTGATCATCGCCGACGCCACCGACCAGGACATCGTCGAGGCCAGCCCCATCGTCGGCGGCGCCGCCGCCCGCGACCGCGGCATGGCCACCTCGGCGGACGTCTCCACCCCGGCCGCCCGCGCCTCGGCGCTCTCCGCGCCCCGGCCGCCCGCGCCCGAGGAGCCGAACGCCGGCCGGGACGACGAACCCGACCGGCCCCGGCACCGCCCGGTCCGTACCGCCGCCATGCTGCTCGCCCTGCTGGTCATCCTCGGTGGTGGGCTCTTCGCCGGGTGGAGCTACACCCAGCGGCAGTACTACGTCGGGGCGACCGAGGACGGCCAGCTCGCCGTCTTCCGGGGGGTGCCCGGTCAGATCGCCGGCCTCGACCTGTCGCGGGTGCACTCCACCAGCGGCGCCCAGCTGGACGACCTCACCCTCGCCGCCCAGGAGCAGGTCAAGCAGGGCATTCAGGCCAAGAGCGAGCCGGACGCGCAGCGCCGGCTGGCCGACCTGACCAACGACGACCCGGCCAACCCCAACCTGAAGCCGGTCTGCCCGCCCAGCCCGACCGCGGCGGCGACCACCCCGGCGGCCACCGTGACGCCGGTGGCGCCCGCCCCGACCGTGAGCGGTCGCCCGGTGGGCACCCCGACGCCGCCGGCCCGGCCGGCCGGCACGCCGACCCCGGTCGCCACCACCACGCCCGACGCCCTGCCGTCCGACACGGCCCCGCCGGCCGGCGACCCGGCCGGCTGCCGGTCGCCCGAGTGA
- a CDS encoding FtsW/RodA/SpoVE family cell cycle protein has translation MTAAATPAPSPATTGEQPGVRLARSRRNSELSLLLLAMVLVAAYGATVEANVLDTVSPDFWVPAAALGLVFLGLHLVIRWLAPFADPALLPAVALLNGIGVGFLRRYDLARATPAEREDLAIFAGTGGRQLAWTLGAVLLAAGLLALMRDHRSLSRYAYTLGLAGIVLVMIPAVLPGRFSEINGAKLWIRIGGFTIQPGEFAKLALLAFFAYYLVRKREVLSLASRRVLGIDFPRGRDLGPVLVVWLISLLVLVFEKDLGTSLLYFGMFVVTLYIATERVSWLLIGLTLFFGGAYLAYVLGASVGGPFANFYDRAQIWLDPFAEPYDRGYQLVQGLLTLGTGGLFGAGPGGGQPTLLPEVQTDFIFAGIGEEIGLLGLSALLVTYLLIVERGLRAALEVRDSFGKLLAGGLAFTLGLQVFVIIGGISKLIPLTGQTTPFLSAGGSSLMANWLLIAVLLRVSDGARRPVAAGGVASRPSGTPPEQLHGAPTEVIRP, from the coding sequence GTGACCGCAGCGGCCACACCGGCACCCTCGCCCGCCACGACGGGCGAGCAGCCCGGCGTACGCCTGGCCCGGTCCCGACGCAACTCCGAGCTCTCCCTGCTCCTCCTGGCCATGGTGCTGGTGGCCGCGTACGGCGCGACGGTCGAGGCGAACGTGCTCGACACCGTCAGCCCGGACTTCTGGGTGCCGGCCGCGGCCCTGGGGCTCGTCTTCCTCGGGCTGCACCTGGTGATCCGGTGGCTGGCGCCGTTCGCCGACCCGGCGCTGCTGCCCGCGGTGGCCCTGCTCAACGGCATCGGGGTCGGCTTCCTGCGCAGGTACGACCTGGCCCGGGCCACCCCCGCCGAGCGGGAGGACCTGGCCATCTTCGCCGGCACCGGTGGCCGGCAGCTCGCCTGGACGCTCGGCGCGGTGCTCCTCGCCGCCGGGCTGCTGGCGCTGATGCGGGACCACCGCTCGCTCTCCCGGTACGCGTACACCCTGGGGCTGGCCGGCATCGTGCTGGTGATGATCCCGGCGGTGCTGCCCGGCCGTTTCTCCGAGATCAACGGCGCGAAGCTGTGGATCCGGATCGGCGGCTTCACCATCCAGCCGGGTGAGTTCGCCAAGCTGGCCCTGCTGGCCTTCTTCGCCTACTACCTGGTCCGCAAGCGGGAGGTGCTCTCCCTGGCCAGCCGCCGGGTGCTGGGCATCGACTTCCCGCGCGGCCGGGACCTCGGCCCGGTCCTGGTGGTCTGGCTGATCAGCCTCCTGGTGCTGGTCTTCGAGAAGGACCTGGGCACCTCGCTGCTCTACTTCGGCATGTTCGTGGTGACGCTCTACATCGCCACCGAACGGGTCAGCTGGCTGCTGATCGGTCTGACGCTGTTCTTCGGCGGCGCCTACCTGGCGTACGTGCTGGGCGCCTCGGTCGGGGGGCCGTTCGCCAACTTCTACGACCGCGCGCAGATCTGGCTGGACCCGTTCGCCGAGCCGTACGACCGCGGCTACCAGCTGGTGCAGGGGCTGCTCACGCTCGGCACCGGCGGTCTGTTCGGGGCCGGCCCGGGCGGCGGCCAGCCCACCCTGCTGCCCGAGGTGCAGACCGACTTCATCTTCGCCGGCATCGGTGAGGAGATCGGCCTGCTCGGCCTCTCCGCGCTGCTGGTGACGTACCTGCTCATCGTGGAGCGCGGCCTGCGCGCGGCCCTGGAGGTGCGGGACTCCTTCGGCAAGCTGCTCGCCGGTGGCCTGGCCTTCACCCTGGGTCTCCAGGTCTTCGTGATCATCGGCGGGATCAGCAAGCTCATCCCGCTGACCGGTCAGACCACTCCCTTCCTCTCCGCCGGCGGCTCGTCGCTGATGGCGAACTGGCTGCTCATCGCGGTGCTGCTGCGGGTCTCCGACGGCGCCCGCCGGCCGGTGGCCGCGGGCGGCGTGGCTTCCCGGCCGTCCGGTACGCCACCGGAGCAGCTGCACGGTGCACCCACGGAGGTGATCCGCCCGTGA
- a CDS encoding peptidoglycan D,D-transpeptidase FtsI family protein encodes MNAPLRRVGVVVMVLFGLLFANLNWIQFYKADEYRNSDYNGRVQVAEYDRKRGNIEAGGTAFAVSKETGGKLKFVRTYPGGEKYAHVLGYKPVNLGDTGIERVENDFLAGTSDQLIVNRVKDMFTGDETGGGNVLLTLSKRAQDVAYNQLRGNEVGAKRGAAIALDPRTGAVQALVSMPSFDPNPLASHDTAAASAAYNSYEKDPQRPLTNRALAETLPPGSTFKVIVAAAALESGVTKETKIPAGRLWTPPTSGTPIKNAAPSICPESQVTLKMAVQESCNTGFAQLGVKLGADKIKEKARQFGFEQEDLSVGQLGDGGLAVAASRTGSISNGSGGTDPAALAQSSIGQRDVRMTPLQGAMIAAAVANDGSQMRPYLVKQLLAPDRTTSYYTAKPGELRRPVSSQVAGDLQEMMESVVTGGTGRKAAIDGYTVGGKTGTAQSGPNDPDHGWFIGFAIDDKGTPVSAVCVMLENAGKGGSSEAARIGGQIMKAAIADGGR; translated from the coding sequence GTGAACGCGCCCCTGCGCCGCGTCGGCGTCGTCGTGATGGTCCTGTTCGGGCTCCTCTTCGCGAACCTGAACTGGATCCAGTTCTACAAGGCCGACGAATACCGCAACAGCGACTACAACGGTCGGGTCCAGGTCGCCGAGTACGACCGCAAGCGCGGCAACATCGAGGCCGGCGGCACCGCCTTCGCGGTCAGCAAGGAGACCGGCGGCAAGTTGAAGTTCGTCCGCACCTACCCGGGTGGCGAGAAGTACGCCCACGTGCTCGGCTACAAGCCGGTCAACCTCGGTGACACCGGCATCGAGCGGGTCGAGAACGACTTCCTCGCCGGCACCAGCGACCAGCTGATCGTCAACCGGGTCAAGGACATGTTCACCGGCGACGAGACCGGCGGCGGCAACGTCCTGCTGACCCTGTCGAAGCGGGCGCAGGACGTGGCGTACAACCAGCTCCGGGGCAACGAGGTGGGCGCCAAGCGCGGCGCGGCGATCGCGCTGGACCCGCGTACCGGCGCGGTGCAGGCGCTGGTCTCCATGCCGAGCTTCGACCCGAACCCGCTGGCCAGCCACGACACCGCCGCCGCCTCGGCGGCGTACAACAGCTACGAGAAGGACCCGCAGCGGCCGCTGACCAACCGCGCGTTGGCCGAGACCCTCCCACCGGGTTCGACCTTCAAGGTGATCGTCGCCGCCGCGGCGCTGGAGAGCGGCGTCACCAAGGAGACGAAGATCCCGGCCGGCAGGCTCTGGACCCCGCCGACCTCGGGCACCCCGATCAAGAACGCCGCCCCGTCGATCTGCCCCGAGTCGCAGGTCACCCTGAAGATGGCGGTCCAGGAGTCGTGCAACACCGGCTTCGCCCAGCTCGGCGTGAAGCTCGGCGCGGACAAGATCAAGGAGAAGGCCCGCCAGTTCGGGTTCGAGCAGGAGGACCTGTCCGTCGGCCAGCTCGGTGACGGGGGCCTGGCCGTGGCGGCCAGCCGGACCGGCAGCATCTCCAACGGCAGCGGGGGCACCGACCCGGCCGCGCTGGCCCAGTCCTCGATCGGCCAGCGGGACGTCCGGATGACCCCGCTCCAGGGCGCGATGATCGCCGCCGCGGTGGCCAACGACGGCAGCCAGATGCGCCCCTACCTGGTCAAGCAGCTGCTCGCGCCGGACCGCACCACCAGCTACTACACCGCCAAGCCCGGCGAGCTGCGCCGCCCGGTCAGCTCCCAGGTCGCCGGCGACCTCCAGGAGATGATGGAGAGCGTGGTGACCGGCGGCACCGGCCGCAAGGCCGCGATCGACGGCTACACCGTCGGCGGCAAGACCGGCACCGCCCAGTCCGGCCCGAACGACCCCGACCACGGCTGGTTCATCGGCTTCGCGATCGACGACAAGGGCACCCCGGTCTCCGCGGTCTGCGTGATGCTGGAGAACGCCGGCAAGGGCGGCAGCTCCGAGGCGGCCCGGATCGGCGGCCAGATCATGAAGGCGGCCATCGCCGACGGGGGCCGCTGA